The Cherax quadricarinatus isolate ZL_2023a chromosome 67, ASM3850222v1, whole genome shotgun sequence genome contains the following window.
gttgtggtagttacagttgtggtagttacagttgtggtagttacggttgtggtagttacagttgtggtagttacggttgtggtagttacagttgtggtagttacagttgtggtagttacagttgtggtagttacagttgtggtagttacagttgtggtagttacagttgtggtagttacaattgtggtagttacggttgtggtagttacagttgtggtagttacagttgtggtagttacagttgtggtagttacagttgtagtagttacagttgtggtagttacagttgtggtagttacagttgtggtagttacagttgtggtagttacagttgtggtagttacagttgtcGTAGTTACAGTTGTCGTAGTTACGATTGTGGTAGTtacggttgtggtagttacagttgtggtagttacggttgtggtagttacggttgtggtagttacagttgtggtagttacagttgtggtagttacagttgtggtagttacagttgtggtagttacggttgtggtagttacggttgcggtagttacagttgtggtagttacagttttcgtagttacagttgtggtagttacggttgtggtagttacggttgtggtagttacatttgtggtagttacggttgtggtagttacggttgtggtagttacagttgtggtagttacagttgtgatagttacagttgtggtagttacggttgtggcagttacggttgtggtagttacggttgtggtacagttgtagttacagttgtggtagttacagttgtggtagttacagttgtggtagttacagttgtggtagttgcggttgtggtagttacggttgtggtagttacggttgtggtagttacggttgtggtagttacggttgtggtagttacggttgtggtagttacagttgtggtagttacagttgtggcagttacggttgtggtagttacagttatggtagttacggttgtggtagttacaatTATGGTAGTTACGGTTGCGGTAGCTacggttgtggtagttacggttgtggtagttacggttgtggtagttatagttgtggtagttacggttgtggtagttacggttgtggtagttacagttgtggtagttacggttgtggtagttacagttgtggtagttacagttgtggtagttacaattgtggtagttacggttttggtagttacagttgtggtagttacggttgtggtagttacggttgtggtagttacagttgtggtagttacggttgtggtagttacagttgtggtagttacagttgtggcagttacggttgtggtagttacagttatGGTAGTTACGGTTGCggtagttacagttgtggtacttacagttgtggtagttacggttgtggtagttacagttatGGTAGTTACGGTTGCggtagttacagttgtggtagttacagttgtggtagttacagttgtggtagttacggttgtggtagttacggttgtggtagttacagttgtggtagttacggttgtggtagttacagttgtggtagttacagttgtggcagttacggttgtggtagttacagttatGGTAGTTACGGTTGCggtagttacagttgtggtacttacagttgtggtagttacggttgtggtagttacagttatggtagttactgttgcggtagttacggttgtggtagttacggttgtggtagttacggttgtggtagctacagttgtggtagttacggttgtggtagttacggttgcggtagttacagttgtggtagttacagttgtggtagttacagttgtggtagttacagttgtggtagttacggttgtggtagttacagttgtggtagatacggttgtggtagttacggttgtggtagttacaattgtggtagttaaggttgtggtacagttgtagttacagttgtggtagttacagctgtggtagttacggttgtggtagttacagttgtggtagttacggttgtggtagttacaattgtggtagttaaggttgtggtacagttgtagttacagttgtggtagttacagttgtggtagttacggttgtggtagttacagttgtggtagttacggttgtggtagttacagttgtggtagttacggttatggtacagttgtggtagttacagttgtggtagttacggttatggtacagttgtggtagttacagttgtggtagttacaactATGGTAGCCTTTCATGAAGGAATCTTAGTGATCAATActggagtgatggtggttgttgtggtagttaaggttgtaacagtagtgatggtggttgttgtggtagttaaggttgtaacagtagtgatggtggttgttgtggtagttaaggttgtaacagtagtgatggtggttgttgtggtagttaaggttgtaacagtagtgatggtggttgtcgtggtagttaaggttgtaacagtagtgatggtggttgttgtggtagttaaggttgtaacagtagtgatggtggttgtcgtggtagttaaggttgtaacagtagtgatggtggttgtcgtggtagttaaggttgtaacagtagtgatggtggttgttgtggtagttaaggttgtaacagtagtgatggtggttgttgtggtagttaaggttgtaacagtagtgatggtggttgtcgtggtagttaaggttgtaacagtagtgatggtggttgtcgtggtagttaaggttgtaacagtagtgatggtggttgttgtggtagttaaggttgtaacagtagtgatggtggttgtcgtggtagttaaggttgtaacagtagtgatggtggttgtcgtggtagttaaggttgtaacagtagtgatggtggttgtcgtggtagttaaggttgtaacagtagtgatggtggttgttgtggtagttaaggttgtaacagtagtgatggtggttgtcgtggtagttaaggttgtaacagtagtgatggtggttgttgtggtcttagcagtagtaacagtagtgatggtggttgttgtggtcttagcagtagtaacagtagtgatggtggttgttgtggtcttagcagtagtaacagtagtgttggtggttgttgtggtcttagcagtagtaacagtagtgttggtggttgttgtggtcttagcagtagtaacagtagtgttggtggttgttgtggtcttagcagtagtaacagtagtgatggtggttgttgtggtcttagcagtagtaacagtagtgatggtggttgttgtggtcttagcagtagtaacagtagtgttggtggttgttgtggtcttagcagtagtaacagtagtgttggtggttgttgtggtcttagcagtagtaacagtagtgttggtggttgttgtggtcttagcagtagtaacagtagtgatggtggttgttgtggtcttagcagtagtaacagtagtgttggtggttgttgtggtcttagcagtagtaacagtagtgttggtggttgttgtggtcgtagcagtagtaacagtagtgatggtggttgttgtggtcgtagcagtagtaacagtagtgatggtggttgttgtggtcgtagcagtagtaacagtagtgatggtggttgttgtggtcgtagcagtagtaacagtagtgatggtggttgttgtggtagttaaggttgtaacagtagtagcaacaatagtgatggtggttgttgtggtagttaaggttgtaacagtagtagtaacaatagtgatggtggttgttgtggtcgtagcagtagtaacaatagtgatggtggttgttgtggtagttaaggttgtaacagtagtgatgattgctgttgtggtagttatggttgtagtaacagtggtattaACAGTCTTGTATCAACACAGACTTCCTGGATGAGGTGCTTAACACATACTACACCATCATTGACACTGACTACACCTCCTACGCCTTGGATCTAGAATGCCAGTCCTGGGGTTTTTTCAAACGAGTCTCAGCCACAATACTCAGCAGATCCAAGGAGCTCCCAGCTGAGAAAATTACTGAGGTAAGCTAATTCTCCTTCAAGAATGTCATTTAACCCACTTCCCAACCCATTTCTTCTCTCAGTGACTgccaaaatatatttaatttctaATTATTTCTAAAAAATATTGatgtgaaatgacagaaataTTACTGGAGAGGAGGCACAGTTAGTggctcccactccagaacaacagtcagtggcttCCACTCCAGAGCAACAGTCAGTggctcccactccagaacaacagtcagtggctcccactccagaacaacagtcagtggctcccactccagaacaacagtcagtggctcccacgccagaacaacagtcagtggctcccactccagaacaacagtcagtggctcccactccagaacaacagtcagtggcttccactccagaacaacagtcagtggatcccactccagaacaacagtcagtggctcccactccagaacaacagtcagtggctcccactccagaacaacagtcagtggctcccactccagaacaacagtcattggctcccactccagaacaacagtcagtggctcccactccagaacaacagtcagtgactcccactccagaacaacagtcagtggctcccactccagaacaacagtcagtggctcccactccagaacaacagtcagtggctcccactccagaacaacagtcattggctcccactccagaacaacagtcagtggctcccactccagaacaacagtcagtggctcccactccagaacaacagtcagtggctcccactccagaacaacagtcagtggctcccactccagaacaacagtcagtggctcccactccagaacaacagtcagtggctcccattccagaacaacagtcagtggctcccactccagaacaacagtcagtggcttccactccagaacaacagtcagtggctcccattccagaacaacagtcagtggctcccactccagaacaacagtcagtggctcccactccagaacaccagtcagtggctcccactccagaacaatAGTCAGTGGCTCCcattccagaacaacagtcagtggctcccactccagaacaacagtcagtggctcgtactccagaacaacagtcagtggctcccactccagaacaacagtcagtggctcccactccagaacaatAGTCAGTGGCTCCcattccagaacaacagtcagtggctcccactccagaacaacagtcagtggctcgcactccagaacaacagtcagtggctcccactccagaacaacagtcagtggctcccacttcagaacaacagtcagtggctccCACACCAGAACAGCAGACATTAGTGCCAACTAAAACCCACATACATACCATCAATATGACGTTTGTATCTGCAAACATACAGGATCTAtagccatcaacaaacaacaaaatatctttcatcagtggactgctcACGGAGTTAATTGCAGTGTttgtggctttcacagagacccacataaaagatcactttgacaaagAAATATGGATGACAAGCTATAAtttattcagatgcgacagaataaacaggcaacaaggggggttggcctctatgtcacagagtcgctggGAACTACTAAACACCACAAATAATGTGGTCgatgttttggcagtaaagactgtCATTGTGCCACCCACCAGatcaacttcccaacaattcaaggaacgcttttgaaaattgactactgtctaGAAAATCTCCCAACCCCAGGGAGATTTCagcttaagacacctaaaattcacacacacatgagctattaaatctctgcaacaaattcaccttaagacAGCAAATAGTGGAACCAACgtgactggaaaatacacttgaccGTATATTcaataataatgatgatctgtTACGAAATATAACATTATCAAGAACattacactcagatcacaacataacaaaagtacagacatgtatgtgcagGGCTCCTGACCAAGAAAATGTTATCAGTTATGAGGGAgtcttcaccaaattcaatttcaataacaaaagcaTAAAGTGGGATCAAGTCAACTATGTGCTAAGAAGATGtaaacttgaaagagagagacgctccctgtaCAGGCAAAggagaagaatcacagagctactGAAAGGGACCAGTAAATATGAAATATGGATGGAGGCACCGGCCAGAGAAATAGTAAGCATCGAAATTAAGCTAAAATAATCATACAGGAGCCAAGAAACACAAGAacttaaatccataaatgaaactaaaaataaaaaatatttctttcctTATGCCAAACCTAGAGtaaaaaccacatccagtattggacctcCGGTTAAACAAGGgtttagtgagccgttaatcagactaTGGGTCGACAACTTACATTTTTTTTATACccaagactcaaaatttggttaattcaagAATTTTGGATATAACCCTATCACCACAGCAATAAacgacatgtccatgcactctgcctcaggcccagactcgtggctctgtgttcatcaaggacTGTAATAAACCTCTTTCGCGAGCCTTAAATATTTTATGGAGAAAGAGCATAGACACAGagatcatcccacagtcactaaaaacactaGACATAGCCCCAATCCACAAAGATGGCAGTGAAGCAATTACAGAcctatagcactaacgtcccacatcataaaaatctttaaaagggttctaagaagtaagATTAACtacctagaaacccatcagttacacaacccagggcaacacgggtttagagcaggtcgctcctgtctgtcccagctactggaccactatgacaaggtcctggatgcactagaggacaaacaaaatgcggatgtagtatacacaaacaATGCGAGAGACTtcaacaagtgtgatcatggtgtaacagcacacagaatgtgtgataaaggaataacgggaaaagatgttagatggatctataacttcctgacaaacagaacacaaagagtaatagtaaacagaataaagttTGAGGCGGAACAGTGAAAacctttgttccacaaggcacagtactcactcccatcttgttcttcatcctcatatctgacagaaaGAGATGTAagacacagcactgtgtctttctttgcagatgacaccggaTTCTGCACAACCGTGACACTGaaaatctccaagcggatattAACTAAGTCTTTAAATGGTATTCAGAAAACaaaatgaagttcaatgaagacaagtttcaattactccactatgggaaactcgaggaaataaaaccgtatcagagtataaaacaaattccaatcgcTCAATAGAGTGAAaacctaatgtgaaggacctgggagtgataatgtcatggaatctcactttcaaagatcacaacaatgctaGAAAAATGACGGGATGGATACTGAGAACCTTTAAAATTAGGGAtgacaagcccatgatgattctcttcaagtcccttgttctctctaggctggtctattaaagcacctaaattactgggaacggttgaagggcTTCGATCTGTActtcttggaatgcaggcgagaaagaaacgtaataatatacacttggaaaatcctagagggactagtccaaaATCTACAcaaggaaatcactccctatgaaagcaaaagactcggcaggagatgcaacatttccccaatgaaaatcaggggcgccacgagtacactgagagacaacacaataagtgtcaggggcccaagactgttcaactgcctcccagcatacataagggggattgccaatagacccttgactgtcttcaagaaggcattggacaggtacctaaaatcagtacctgaccaaccggactgtggttcgtacgtcggcttgcgtgaggccaacagtaacagcctggttgatcaggccctgacccaccatGAGTCCTGGTCATGGGGGAGTTGGCCCCTGGAACATCCCCCAGGTATATTCTCCAACTTAAAAATCATTAGTTTAGAAGTTAATTCATTTTCCACCTTATTAAAACCAAAAAAATAATCTTTTACCCAATTTTACTAAATATATCTCTTCTTCCAATTTAAAAGAACATTTATGGTGGGTATTTAGTGTTCTTCAGCGAATGAAAGATCATAAAATCTCTGTTTTAATCAAAATTTCTCACAAAATCTTGTGTTGTCACCCACCACAGCTGGAAAATACATTGTCTACGAAGTACAAGATCGACCTGACTCGACTGAACACCATCGACCACAGTAACTGCTTCAGCGCCACTGATGTCGACTACAACATCAAGATTGATGCCAATGGTCTCAGTCTACTGGGTCTCCTGAGTGATGACAACCTGACTCAAATCCATACCGTTGATGCAGCTGAAGCTTACTTAAATATTTCGGAAAATCTGGCTTAGTTGAAGCCTGCTCCACCTGTAGGCCTGCTTTCGGTTTTATAGGCCTTTTCTTTTGGTCTACTTGATCTGACACAAAGAAAAAGTTAATCTTAATTTTTAAGGCCTATTTTATGACTTAAGGCTTATACTGACAACCAGTTGGGCTTTAGGCCAACTGTCTGTCTACTGTAAGCCTACTCACTGCCTTCTGGTCTACTCTCCACTTTCTGCCTACTCTAAGCCTACTTTCTGCCTTTAGGGTCACTTTCTGCCTACTCAAGCCTGCTTCCTGCCTTCAGGACCACTTTCTGCCTACTCTAAGCCTACTTTCTGCCTTCAGGCCCACGTTCTGCCTACTCTAAGCCTACTTTCTGCCTTCAGGCCCACTTTCTACCTACTAAAAGCCTATTTTCGGCTCTTGGAATCAGTCATTGCATATTCAAAGTCGTCCCTCAAAGACCTATCTCACAATTAAAGTGTTACCTAAGCCCTATTCTGCACCACTCACTTCCACAGGTAAATAGGAACCTAAGCACCTTGACCCTAATTAAGAGAATTAGGTGgtcataataaaatatattggaaTTTAATTAGTTGTTAtttatgtacagtggtacctaggGATATGAACCTAATTCGTTCCAggaggctgttcaagtgccgatctAAATATGAACCTACTGGAACCTACTGGACCAGGTTCATAGTGAGTTTAATAAACAATTTCGAAccttactgagaggtattgaGGAATTAATTAAAcaggtgggagacactacattaCATGTACGGTCTGATTAAAACCCACAAGCCAGGTTTCCTAGTGAGAAATATTTGCCTCGGCCACATTTGTCCGGTCAAAATGGTTGGTAAAAATATTAAGTTCAATACTAGGCAACATTTCTGAAGATAAAGAACAATATTGATCTCATTGACAAATTACAAATTGTTTATATGTCTAATAATTTTGCGCTAGTAAATTTTGATGTTAGGgtgctgtctacctgtctacctgtctaagTGCTTGTTCCCGATCTGCTGTCTTATCCACACTTCTCCATGACTTTCGATAAGAATACCATTATTGATTTGATAAAGTCGTGTGTAGTTGATCGTAAGCTTGAGTTTGAAGGGTAATATTACGCTCAAAGGTATGGAATGGCAATGGGTAATCCACTGTCTCTCTTATTAAGCAATCTGTATATGGAGTTTCTCAAGGTTAGACTGTTGGAAGACATGGTGCCCTGTAAATCTAAATGGTTCGGATATGcggatgacatcttgtgtctttggccaaATGATATGACCCTTGATACATTTTAACGAAGACTTAACACTCTAGTTCCGTCTATTAAattcactgtggagaaagaaGTACAATCTGAACTTCCATTCTTAAATGTGTTGATATACCGggttgatagaaagtttaagtATACAGGAAGGCCAGTAATGTGTGTTCACGTATTCACTATCCTAAGGAGTTTGTGGAATCAGCATTTCTGGGATCTAGGAAAACTTATTACAGGACAACTGAATCTAGGAAAGCACCTCAGACCAAGCATATGCTGGTTCTCCCATTCAATGAGTATCTATCTATCCTGTCGAATGCCCTTTAAAAGGTTTAATATACAAGTAGATTTTAAGAATTCACAGATTATTAAAAGCATTTTGAGAAAGAATTCTCCTCAACAATGTATTGGTGGTGATGCCTGCAACTTATGTGAAACAGACCAGCAAACCTCTAGATGTTAGGATATCACAACAATGACATTTGATACGAATCAAATGAAATTTTCAGCCATATTAGAGTCTGCAATAACTCTGCAAATTGGtcatgactaaattaatacatagcattagaaatcttccttatgaagaaagattgaagtcttttaagttacattcacttgttagacgaagaatgaggggagacctgatcgaagtgtataagtggaagataggtattaataaaggggatataaataaggtcttgaggatgtctctccaagagagaacccacagtaatgaatttaaattagataagtttagatttagaaaggacataggacagtattggtttggaaatagggtagttaatgagtggaacagtctacctagttgggttattgaggctaggactttgggtagtttcaaatttaggttggataagtatatgagtgggaggggttggatttgagagggactttcacatcagagcttatttcttgggtggcattgaaattTGGGTTGTTTTAtgagtgggatgaattgtaaaggacctgcctagtatgggccaataggcctgctgcagtgttcctcctttcttatgttcttatgttcattgtCCCTTATTCCACTTGGTGTGAAATAAATATTGTAGACTCGGCAATTATAAAACTTGATAAATATTCAGTATATAATAACAGTGGTGGCTTATTCAAACCTGATTCATTTATAGTTGAGGCTATCATGCACAGCCTAAAAGACGACTAATATATGAATGCCTTGTATTGTCTTAAGTGATGTTGTAGTTCCACACCAAGGAGTTAGGACCTGTTTTCCTGCTTGCTTAATGGATAGATCTGCGTCTGTCCAAGAATcttgtggatatataaactatGGCCGTCTTTCTATGGATAAACTACAGATGTCTACCATTAGTTTTAAGTGTATCGGCAGTGGGCCCGTTTTCTAAACATACAACAAATTCCTAGGACAACTACCAGGTATATCTATAGTCAGACTGTAAAATCTTTTATATCGTATCGAAGTCTGGCCGAATATTTTGATAATTGTTATGTTACTAATGTTACATTCGTTAGGTCGTTATTGGCTGTCTTCCAGTGCTTTAATATTCAGTCTTTCTGGCACTGGGCACTGGTATACCTGAGGCACTGAGCACtagtatgcctggggcacttagtgtctcctgcctccctacctcactCGAGCTGGgacttcctcctcttttctgcagcaTTACCAGCTCTtaatgatgtgttgattacaacatgaaaggcctaaagctattattcaactccccccgtggttgttttgcttgcacacacacacacacacacagtgtgtgtgtgtgtgaagaggcggggccaggagctatgactcgacccctgcaaccacaaataggtgagtacaaataggtgagtacacacacacacacacacacacacacacacacacacacacacacacacacacacaaacacacacacacacacacacacacacacacacacacacacacacacacacacatacacacacacacacacacacacacacacacacacacacacacacacacacacacacacacacacacacacacacacacacacacacacacagctctgtgtgaaattggaaaagaggttggagaaggagacgaagaattgggaggcacaagtcgaaactgcagtagccagggtaagggtcctagaatttgaggtaaagaggctgaagcaagtctcaggggcagtgaccagagaagacacagcatatgaagcagagaggctgaacaggaaggaaggaaggagatatgaattatgctaaggtcatatcagcctgcaaagaagggccaaggagtgaaagggaagagcagctgggtgcagatggagagggagacagGTCGAATGCTgaagcacaaccatgctaccaagagtcaCTGGAAAAataaagggagaaaatgaccacatacagacaggaaccagagtcacagagggagaggcaatgggaggaggaaagggcaaaatcagtgtttatccatgggcttcgggagagagaggaaaggacacacactgaaagacggcaggcagaaagaaaggagattgagaacatcatcacggaaataggggggggcaagacatggacgagattgtaaattttcagagaataggggaatacttgaaggggagaaaccgaccgatcaagctgattctcaggacagaaacagtgcggaacaggatcctccaaga
Protein-coding sequences here:
- the LOC128699681 gene encoding apolipoprotein D-like, whose amino-acid sequence is MKTQTWIMVVTMVAAMMVAPTATHQMMWGTCSSNSYTPMPDFNPEKFSGSWYVLKKLVTTSRCLSTTFELQNDTRTFKVKEIRTPVVADMTPYKATVTNEGILEMNPEQPAKMKLDWSGNFLDEVLNTYYTIIDTDYTSYALDLECQSWGFFKRVSATILSRSKELPAEKITELENTLSTKYKIDLTRLNTIDHSNCFSATDVDYNIKIDANGLSLLGLLSDDNLTQIHTVDAAEAYLNISENLA